The following proteins come from a genomic window of Miscanthus floridulus cultivar M001 chromosome 2, ASM1932011v1, whole genome shotgun sequence:
- the LOC136519403 gene encoding tubulin alpha-1 chain: MRECISIHIGQAGIQVGNACWELYCLEHGIQADGQMPGDKTIGGGDDAFNTFFSETGAGKHVPRAVFVDLEPTVIDEVRTGTYRQLFHPEQLISGKEDAANNFARGHYTIGKEIVDLCLDRIRKLADNCTGLQGFLVFNAVGGGTGSGLGSLLLERLSVDYGKKSKLGFTVYPSPQVSTSVVEPYNSVLSTHSLLEHTDVAVLLDNEAIYDICRRSLDIERPTYTNLNRLVSQVISSLTASLRFDGALNVDVNEFQTNLVPYPRIHFMLSSYAPVISAEKAYHEQLSVAEITNSAFEPSSMMAKCDPRHGKYMACCLMYRGDVVPKDVNAAVATIKTKRTIQFVDWCPTGFKCGINYQPPSVVPGGDLAKVQRAVCMISNSTSVVEVFSRIDHKFDLMYAKRAFVHWYVGEGMEEGEFSEAREDLAALEKDYEEVGAEFEEGEDGDEGDEY; the protein is encoded by the exons ATGAGGGAGTGCATCTCGATCCACATCGGCCAGGCCGGTATCCAGGTCGGAAACGCGTGCTGGGAGCTCTACTGCCTCGAGCATGGCATTCAG GCTGATGGCCAGATGCCTGGTGACAAGACCATTGGGGGAGGTGATGATGCTTTCAACACCTTCTTCAGTGAGACTGGCGCTGGGAAGCACGTCCCCCGTGCTGTGTTTGTTGACCTTGAGCCCACTGTCATCGATGAGGTGAGGACTGGCACCTACCGCCAGCTCTTCCACCCAGAGCAGCTCATCAGTGGCAAGGAGGATGCAGCCAACAACTTCGCCCGTGGTCACTACACCA TTGGCAAGGAGATTGTTGACCTGTGCCTTGACCGCATCAGGAAGCTTGCCGATAACTGCACTGGTCTCCAGGGCTTCCTTGTCTTCAACGCTGTTGGTGGAGGAACTGGCTCTGGACTTGGTTCCCTCCTTTTGGAGCGCCTGTCTGTTGATTACGGCAAGAAGTCCAAGCTTGGGTTCACTGTGTACCCATCCCCCCAGGTCTCTACCTCGGTGGTTGAGCCATACAACAGTGTCCTGTCCACCCACTCTCTCCTCGAGCACACTGATGTCGCTGTCCTTCTCGACAATGAGGCCATCTACGACATCTGCCGCCGCTCCCTTGACATCGAGCGCCCAACCTACACCAACCTCAACAGGCTTGTGTCCCAG GTCATCTCATCCCTGACTGCCTCCCTGAGGTTCGATGGTGCTCTTAATGTGGATGTGAATGAGTTCCAGACCAACCTGGTGCCCTACCCGAGGATCCACTTCATGCTTTCCTCCTATGCTCCAGTTATCTCCGCTGAGAAGGCCTACCACGAGCAGCTGTCCGTGGCGGAGATCACGAACAGTGCCTTCGAGCCATCGTCCATGATGGCCAAGTGCGACCCCCGCCATGGCAAGTACATGGCCTGCTGCCTCATGTACCGTGGTGATGTGGTCCCTAAGGACGTGAATGCTGCTGTGGCCACCATCAAGACCAAGCGCACCATCCAGTTTGTGGACTGGTGCCCAACTGGCTTCAAGTGCGGCATCAACTACCAGCCTCCTAGCGTGGTGCCCGGTGGTGACCTGGCCAAGGTGCAGCGTGCTGTGTGCATGATCTCCAACTCCACCAGTGTTGTGGAGGTGTTCTCCCGCATCGACCACAAGTTCGACCTGATGTACGCCAAGCGTGCCTTCGTGCACTGGTACGTAGGTGAGGGTATGGAGGAGGGCGAGTTCTCTGAGGCCCGTGAGGACCTGGCTGCGTTGGAGAAGGACTACGAGGAGGTCGGTGCTGAGTTCGAAGAGGGTGAGGATGGCGACGAGGGTGATGAGTACTAG